AGTTATCTAATTGCATAATTGCTTTTTCCATAATAGTGACCTCCTTGATCAACTTATGGCTATAGTTTACCGCCGTTTAGTAATCCGGCAATTGATCGGCATCAAGTTTTGCCAATTTTTTAAAAATTTTAGCTGACTACCGATTGTTCCTGGGGATTCAGATGCGGTAAACCTTGGTATTGATCAAAAAGTGCCTGCTGCAATTTTTTAAGACTCGGCCGCGGTTCATTTTGAAAGTCACGATAAACTGGCGAACTATTGAGTTGAGCCCGTAACTGAAAATTGCGCGCCTGTTGCAAGCCGTACGCCAGTAATGAATCTTGCTGGATTCGCGGCAACAAACGACCCGCCAAAGTCAGTTGGGGCCGACATAATTTTTCGGCAGCTTGTGCCACCACCGAACGATAAATTGGCGGTAGCTCAGCGGTAATCACCAATTCTTGTAGCTGCGCTAGTAAATCTAAACCAGCCTGTTGCTGGCTGCTAGTTGCCAGCGGATGTTCCAGCGCCACCTGATCATTTTGCTGTGTTGCCGCCGTTAATTCCGTTGCTGCCAATTTAGGGGTAACCATAAAATAAAATGCTAGTAATTGCAACAATAGCAGCGTGTCGCTACGTATCCCGGTCGTAACCGTGGGATCAAGATCTAACATACGTAACTCAATATGACTGATCCCATGAGACGCCAAAGCCGTCAAGCCCGCCGGATGCCGCAACCGCACAGCTTCATGGAAGGCGGATTCAGCAATCAACTCATCAGCGGCAATAGCTGCTTGCATTTTTTCTACATAAGCTGCTACCGAGGTATAATCTCCCTTAAAATGACTAGCAAAACCATAACCGTATTGTCGCGAATTACGCAATGAGCGCACTGGCTGTGCCGGTAAATCAGTTAAATAATTAGCTTCTGCAACCGGACTAGCACCCTGTAAATAGGTGAACAACCACCGATACTGCATAAATCCAATCGCCTGCTTGAGTAACAATTCGTCACGTACCTGCCGCGTATCTCGTCGCACGGCCTTGGCAATGGCGCTAGTCCACTTTTTATTAGGGGCCAAGTTAACATGGATTCCTGAAGGTAAGCCTTCTTCCATGCCGTAACGGCGCCCTAATTCCTGATAATAAGCCATTTTTTCTGGTCCAACATCGGCATAACCTAGCTCACTGTGAGTTGCTGTTAAACAAGGCGGTAATGAAAACGGCCAAAGATACTCATCCGCTGCCAATGCGGAACGCAATGTATAATCTAATGCCGCTAAATACTGACTTGCTGTCCCAATTGAATTAGCGACTGGAGTGATTATTTCACTTTGTGTATTGAAGTAATCATTTTTAATGTACGGATTGGCGCGTTGTTGACCTAACATTGGTGGATATGGTGCCGCGCTTAAAT
This is a stretch of genomic DNA from Loigolactobacillus coryniformis subsp. coryniformis KCTC 3167 = DSM 20001. It encodes these proteins:
- a CDS encoding glutathione synthase, with product MDDLGKYILQLGVSNFAQGFTWGLEVERHRIGADGYLSAAPYPPMLGQQRANPYIKNDYFNTQSEIITPVANSIGTASQYLAALDYTLRSALAADEYLWPFSLPPCLTATHSELGYADVGPEKMAYYQELGRRYGMEEGLPSGIHVNLAPNKKWTSAIAKAVRRDTRQVRDELLLKQAIGFMQYRWLFTYLQGASPVAEANYLTDLPAQPVRSLRNSRQYGYGFASHFKGDYTSVAAYVEKMQAAIAADELIAESAFHEAVRLRHPAGLTALASHGISHIELRMLDLDPTVTTGIRSDTLLLLQLLAFYFMVTPKLAATELTAATQQNDQVALEHPLATSSQQQAGLDLLAQLQELVITAELPPIYRSVVAQAAEKLCRPQLTLAGRLLPRIQQDSLLAYGLQQARNFQLRAQLNSSPVYRDFQNEPRPSLKKLQQALFDQYQGLPHLNPQEQSVVS